The Capsicum annuum cultivar UCD-10X-F1 chromosome 3, UCD10Xv1.1, whole genome shotgun sequence genomic sequence CATGGAAGTCAAGATCTCTTGCTGAATCTCTGTTGATTACTCAGATCAGCATTTCTCCAAAATGTTTAATTGGAGATGCTTGTGTGCAGATCCAGTGGAGTTGCCTGTTTGTATTTATCaatcattaatataaaaaatgtcaaaattgTGGTGATTGATTAATTTAACTGTTTGAATATAATTCGATACCCTTGAATGAGTTAATTTGCAGCCACTCACTTTTAATACTTTTTAGGTGGGCACCCCATTTATAAGAGAACAGGAAAAGGCACGTGGCAATGAGGTGGTTGCCTGGAGTAAGGGAGTTTTAGGCAATGTTGAGAAGCCTATTGTCATTAGTGGCCCTTCTGGTGTGGGGAAGGGTACCTTGATATCTGGACTAATGAAAGAGTTTCCATCTATGTTTGGATTTTCTGTGAGCCACACAACTCGGACACCAAGAGAAAAAGAGCAGAATGGGTTTCATTACCATTTCAGTGACCGCAGTGTAATGGAGAGAGAGATAAAGGATGGGAAATTCCTGGAGTTTGCTTCTGTTCATGGTAATCTTTATGGAACCAGTGTTGAAGCAGTTGAGGTGGTAGCTGATGCTGGCAGGGTATCATCACTTCATGCTATCAATTCTTAATTCAAAATATTGGTATTACTAGTTACAACATATTGGACCTGGTTGTGTGTACCTGCAACTGTTGTTAATTTGCACTCGTGAATTGGTGATCTTAAAGAAGTTTTATACTCCTTTTCTTCCAAAAAGAATAACACTACTACTTTGGGAGTGCAAACATTTTCTTTGATTccaactttacttttttttttttagaaaaaaaaaaattcttaagttTAAAAAATGAGATTAAACTTATAttcatgtagttttattttgtgttaatttatataaacatcagaaattcataacaaaaaattAGAAGTGTGTATTGTTGTTCTCTTTGGTGCATGCCCCATGAATATGCGCAAGTTTCAATTTCGGTACATTCTCCAGGAGAATGGAACCCCTATCTCTTTGGTATTTTCCGGTGAAAAATAGTTTATTTGACATTGTTAAGAAAATGGACTTTGCGCCTAAGTTGGTTCCCAAAAGCTAATTCATGAAGTGAAAACTGAAAGAGCATATAAGGAGACTACGATCCATTATCTTAACTAGTGGGACACTGCAGCACCCAACTGTAACACCAGTACATCACCACACATTTAGGACTGAACATTGGAGCATGAGAACATAAGACTGGGATGCAACGTTGGGAAACACAACAAAAGATGGATCAGACTTTAATACCATGTTAAAGACATCCAATCTATCTAAACTCCAAAAATTAGCTTAGGAGCTGAAGCTTGTCAAGGTCAGAAGACCATCCGATTCCTTTAAACATGTGTCATACTTTTAAcagccaacaacaacaacaaacccagtatattcccacttggtggagtttggggagggtagaatgtacgcagttcataccactacctccgaagaagtagagaggctgtttccgatagaccccagatcaagaCAAAGGACCATAGTCAAACGTTGCAAAcatacaacatgataaaaataaCAGTGATACAAGTTACAACAACCACAAAAATAGAGTACATTGACCAACGAAGGACACCCCCTCCCCCCAACCCTAGCATTACCAACCAAGCTACACCAAACTCTTCTAGCTACAGCCTATGACTAGACCACACACCTTAACCCTCTACCCCtaatactcttcctccaaaccttcctatcaagtgtcatgtcctcagtgagccgTAACTGCTCCaagtcacgtctaatcacttctctctagtatttcttcggtctatcCCTACCctgcttgaaaccatccaaggccaacctctcacacctacggactggggcatccgtgccccttctcatcacatgcccaaaccatctcaacctcgcttcccgAATCTTATCATCCACTAacgccactcccaccttctcccgaataatcttatTCTTAACCCTACCAGCCCTCGTGAATCCatacatccaatgcaacatcctcatttctgccaccttcaacttctggACGTGAGAATTCTTAGCAGACCAACACTTCGttccatacaacatagctggcCAGACTgcaactctgtagaatttgcctttaagcttgggaggcaccttcttattgCATAAAATTTCCGAGGCGAGCCGCCACTTCAACCAACCTGcaccaatacggtgagagacatcctcatcaatctcaccattcccctggatcatagacccaaggtacttaaaactatcccttttACAAACCACCTGtgactccaacttcactaccacctcgaCCTCTTGcttcgagtcactaaacttgctttccaaatactctgtcttggtcctactcaacctaaatctTCCAGGGTTTGTCtacaaacctccaacttatcatcaaCACCTCGATATGACTCATCaattaaaactacatcatccgcaaaaagcatacaccaaggcacctcaccttgaatactccgagtcaacacatccatcaccacgaCAATtaaaaacggactaagagtcgatccctggtgcaatcctgtcaagaccgGAAAATGCTCGGAATCCCCTCTGGACATTGTGTAAATTTGACAAATTAGGGGACTAAGCACTATTTAACTCTGGACACTGATAGATCTCTAAGCCAATGAGATCCACATCTATTATGAGTGATTCTTTTTATGTAGACCACACCAGTCTGTCTTCTGCACTATATACTGAACAAAACACTTGAACCCTCATTTATAGATTCCCCAACACATGTTCGGGACAAGTTCCTCAACCTTGCATACAGGTAAATCTTTCTTGTACAAGATTTGAAACACTAGTGAGTTTCCTTACTCTTTAAAATCTAGCTTCACTCAACTCAATAAAGAAATTCATTGCTGGTTTGGCAGAACCCAAGGTTTCTTTATGTGTCTTCTACCTCCAGTCCTGCCTTCCAAATTTCTTGCTTTCCACcccaatcaaaagaaaaaagtacaACTTGCAAAAAATGAAGATCTGGATGTAGTAGTAATATGTTTGAACTGATTACTGAGTCTTACATTGACTTGTTAATGGCATCACTCATGGGCCAAATTGTGCATTAGCATATTGGTAGATCTTTCTGTTGCAAATTTGTCAAGCCTTTTAATTTTGTATGATTGTGCAGAGATGCATCCTTGATATTGACGTTCAAGGTGCTAGGTCTGTGAGAGCTAGCTCTCTTGATGCtatcttcatttttatttctccacCATCATTTGAAGAGCTTGAGAAGCGCCTTCGTGCAAGGTAGTACTGATCGAGAATGTAAAGTATTTCATATTGCCCGGTTCAGTTGGTTTTTAAATTGTTGTCAATCTGTTAAATAGGGCAACTGAGACTGAAGAGCAAATCCAAAAGCGTCTCCGAAATGCTAGGGCGGAGCTCGAACAAGGAAAATCATCAGGTCTCTTCGATCATAATTTGGTGAACGATGACCTAGAAAGTTGTTATAAGAATCTTAAGGTAATCTTTGCTCCCCTCCTGTATTGTAATATATCGTAAGAGTTGTAATGGTTCTAGTTAGAAGATTTCTTGTTTATCCATATGTCCAATGATCATGTACTGCTAAATGGGTCGTGAATAAAATGTTTTGTGACACTATATGATGAAACTTTCTTTTTATGTAGAACATCTTGGGTCTCACTGAAGGTGTGAAGACTGCCCGTATAACATGTAAGCTAGACGACATAGCTTGTCCCACCGTTTTTACCTTGATTCCATCAGGCAATAGTATGCCTTACTGATTTCATGAACTTTTCTTGAATGCAGATCCAGAATTAGTCAACTTACCTGTCGAACATTTAGTCTCAAAGATTGATCAGAAGATTTTAATTAATTGTGGTGCTGCAGAATATCAAAAGGCATCAGATAACAGGtatggtgatttgcataatcCATTTCTTTTTATGTATGCAGTCCATATTAGGATTCTGGCATATATGATACCTCTGATGCAGGTATGTTCTGGACTTATCTTTGCTCAAAGGAGGGGCCCCAGGACGGACACGAGGACTAAACCTATATGTCACTAATCCTTCCACTGATCAAGTAAATGTTGACAATCAGCTGAGCTTACCTACTACCTCTGGTTTCAATAATCGTTTTTCACTTCTTACATCTCTAGAGGGATCGAGCCCTTGAAGAGAACCACGATTTGACTATGTGATATCTTACATGGATTGCTTGAACTGTGTAGTTCCTAATACAACAATTAAATGAGAAATGATATCTAATTGATGCGGAAAGTGTAGGTTAGCAGCCTAAACTATTGAAAGCCTAAGATATGTAACTGTTCTACCCAAGGATTACAGAGTGAGAATGAGTATGTTGGATGGTGTTCTTACAGCTTTTTCTCTAGTTTATTCGTATCTTATTTTTTTCAACCCTCATTACTTCtcttgtttatttgttgtttcccGTCCATTCCTGAGAGATAAAATTAGAGAGGTAAGTGAAACATTTCCTTTAAGCTAATCTTCCTCGCCATTGTCTATGATGCCTTCATGTTCTGGCGGAAACTGATTCATGATACACGATAGGTCAAAGATTAGTAGATTTTGCTAATTATATTAGTGTGGAGCCTTGTTTGGTGAGTTTGTTTCTATAATTGTCCCTTTTCTTAATGTAGCTATCGCAGAAGAAAATGATGCTCGACAGATTCCCTTATGATGActtgaaatttatttcataatcaATTGCCTCAACTTTGTCTCGACTTCAAGTTGAAAGGTTGAGCTTGTTTGGAGGGGGTGGGGGTGTTACTTTTTCTCTACTTTAAGCTCTAAAAGCCCttgtaaaattttaataaaattattcctGGTTCACATGGTCATGAATGTTGGTATGGCGGGAAAATGTCACCACACCAAGAATTGACAAGTAGAAGTGGTTGAGGCCACTTGTTTGACCATACATCTGTTCCCATTTGATAACTTTATGATTGGCCGCAAGGTGTCACACGGTAATGGTCCACATGGAGTAGAGCGTACGTCTTTTAGAATCAAGGGGGCTCCATTGAAATCATGACTTTGATTTTGATTGGGGTAAAAGTCAAAAATACTGAGCGAACTGGGTCAGGGTGGACAATGTTACAAGTTTGCCTTTGTTTCTTTCCTGTTTACCATCCCCATTAACAAGTGTTACGCCAGAATATAAAGGACTAGTATCTTTTCTGAAAAAAAGGGCAAAGAGAGGATTGCTGCATTTTTCAAAAGTGAGCGCACAAGTGGAATAAACATGAAACCAACGTTGCACGACGTTTGCATAAATCATTTGTCAGGGGGTTTGGTAAGTAGGACCCTTAAACAAGATAGCATAAGCATAAAATCTGCCAAGATGACAAGTTGGCTGCCTCTTTCTCTTTGCCAAAAGGTCATTTTAGGGACTCTAAAAACTCCCGACTTTGATAAAACTGAGCTTTGTGCTAGTCTTCTGGTAACTTGCCCTACACTTGGGATCAAATATAAACTTTTCTACTAACAAAGTGATGCGGAATTTATTTAGGTTTCGAAATGGGTGTAGTTAATCATATCCACAAATTTGTGCATCCTCCGTGATATATAACATCACCTCGTTATAACGACATTTCACTATAGCTGTTAGATTTTCTCTGAAACTGGTTTTTCATGTTATCTTTACTTCTCTATAACAACATTCTACATATGACGGTAATGACATTTATTAAAGCGGTATACTGTTTGTAAAATTATCTTTCTATAGAAATatactcaaatattatgtaataatattttatcAGAAAGGtattatgtacaaaataaaatacaaaatatttatgGTACTCATCATTAATGTCGTGCACACAATAAATTTCAAGtatgaatatctaatttaaaagaaaaaatcatactTAAATGGTGCATATGAGTTATTTCATAACTTCATGAGGAAAATGCTTTTAGTGTTTGCCTTTTCTATATTGACGTTCTTTCTATTTTGCGCATTTTTATTTATAACAACTAAACAAGATCTGAACAATgcttttatacatatataacctCATCTCTCTATAGCAGCTATGAAATCTTCGGACAAACACGATCACTATAGAGAGGTTTCACTGTATAATAATTCTCATAGGTTTGTGTAGTCAGAGTCTCTTTGGACATGGTTATTCTCGATTCACCAATGATGCTCACGTTGCATAATGCATAATTGCATATGATATTCGAGTATATGTTATAATATAGGACTGAAAAATGAGCAGAGTTGAAAAGGACATACTCATACGAGATGTTTACATCAAAactgttaagtccttagttttgatgattgacaaattatccTTTGGGATCTAGTTTCTGAAGATCTTGTAATAACAAAGCTACAACTACTTAAGGACCTAATTGATCGCATTCACGTCATTATCATTGGTTAGTACTATAGCTGGACATAGTGCTACTTCGCAGAAAGTTGGTGAAAAGGCTGGTGCACTTTTTGTCTCAGCCAATGAGattcatcctaggttttcttgtctCTTATATATGCTTATCTCTACAAGAAAACCCAAGGCTTCCATATTCTATACAACATCAAATCTGTTAAAGCTTTGCGGATTCAAAGGCTCACCTACAACAAGGGACCTGCTCAGTCGTTACTAGTGTCTTACAACCCTTGTTTTGAGTCGTTGTTTGGAGTCTGTAAATGTTTCCTACTACTCTAAGTTCAATATCTGTAGGTGCTCTCCGTTTGGTTCTCTTTGTAAAAGTGTCATCTAGAGTTAGTTGACAAAAGCTAGAGTTAGCTTTGTGATTCAATTAGAGGTAGCTAGGTCAGTGTGCAATAGATTTATTGCACTAAGTTTATTGttatagagttattacaagtcgAAGaaggattaagagtttaatcctCGATGTCATGGAGTTTGTATTCAAGATTGCTTGAATATTAGTGGACCTGTTGAAAACCCTAAaggcaggtcgtggtttttctcccttgagcaaagagttttcacataaaatttgttgTGTTAATTGTCTATTTACTTTTACATACTATTCCATTTAGTTTCTTATTGCATGCATTTTTTAGGGACCAAGTCCCAGAGTAGGAGGCATCTCgtctatttcttcatttgatATTAGAGTCGGTTCTTCctaaaaggttaacacctaggAAGGATCTTCTAATATAGTTGCCCTTCCTTATATCGAAGAAGGTCAATCAACTATCAGGCCACCCAAATTTAATGGccaatattatgggtggtggaaaacatGTATGCACGACTTCGTTATAGCTGAATATTATGAGTTATGGGATGTTATTGAAGATGGGCCATTTGTTCCCACCAACCCTGTCAAAGATGGTGAAGTTACTTATAATgttcccaaaataaaaaagaaatttgatgATGCTGACAGaagaaagattgagaaaaaatttaTGGCAAAAAAACTTCTTGTGTGTGGAATAGGTCCCGACGAGTATAAAGGATCTCTGCATGTGAGATTGCTAAAGAAATTTGAGATTGCTTGCAAACGACATATGACAGAATTGGTCAAGTAAAAGAGCCAAAGGTTGACATGTTGACTACACAATATGAAGCTTTTAGCATGAAGGAAGGAGAGTCAGTCCAAGAAATACATACTAGGTTTACTGCTATAACAAATGAACTCCATTACATGGGTGAGGATATTCGACCTTCCAAACAGGTTTAAAAGATCATCAACATTCTTCCAAAGTCATGGGATAGCAAAGTTGATACTATTACTGAAGCCAGGGATCTAAAAACCATGACTATGGATGAGTTAACAGGGAATTTCAAAACCTATGAGATTAAGAAGAAACAAGACAAGTCTAAAGGTGAgcataaaaaggagaaaaatctagTGCTGAAGGCCGCAAAGGAGAATATCACTATTGAGGATGAGGAAACTACTTATATCACTAAACGGTTCCTCAAGGTCTTGAAAAGAATGCGAGCTCTTCCTAAAAGAATATAATCCAGCAGACACATTAGAGAAGGAAAAACAAATGACACCTATCACAAATGTGGAAAGCTtggtcattatatcaaaaatccTCTGCACAAGGTTGAATACAAGGAGTATGCTAAGAAGGatggtgaaaaagaaaagaaaaaagaccgGGTCCCTCCCTGGTAAGAACAGTAGAAAGGCTGAAGCTGACAAAGTAGTGAAGCTGGTTCTGGCTATCTGGGCTGACTCTTCTAGTGATTCAAATGAATCAGAGCAGCAAGAAGATGTTTCTTGTTGGCTATAGAGGATGATGTCCAGATCTATGATTACCTTTTTACCTTGATGGCAAagtcagatgatgatgaagataacaAGGTAACTCTCTTAGAtatcaaagaaaatctcaaagaTTATTCCCTTAAAGAATTAAAGTTTCTTACTGTTGTGCTTATAGATACTATTGGTGAACTTACTAAAGATAAGGAGTCTCTAAATAAAAATCTtaataaatttgaagaagaaaaggtgGAATTAACTAAGAAATTATCTAAACTTCATGAAACTTGCAAGTCTCTCTtctttgaaaatgattttttaaatgaaaaacttAGTGAAATGTCCAAGTTTGACTCAAAAGGGAAAAGTGAGGGAAGTAAAATTCAGTTTGAGTTGGAAGAAAAATTGGTTAAGGCAAGTGCTGACCTGACTGCCTCACTTGAGAGGAATTCAGAACTTGAGAAGGACCTGGTTCGAGTCAAGGATGAGCTTAAAAAGGCTCATAAATGGACTATCTCATATCAAGTTTGGACTAGTCTCACTAGTCAGGGATCAAATAGCAGGAGAGGTTAGGGCTACTATAGGTCAAGTGTACCCTACAATCCTTTTAGCAAATATGTCTCTATTAAGGACAATCTCTTGTGTACTCATTATGGAAAAAATAGTCATACTGGGGATTCTTGCCCCTCAATATTAGCTGTTATGAGAGGTCTGAGAAGGGTCTCTAAATCTAGAAAAAATGATGATAGTTTACCTGGATAGACTAAGAAAAACCTGATCTTTCCTTTGTCAGCACATTGGGAACTCAAGCTGAATTGGGTTCCTAAAGCAAACAACTGATTGTCAATGTAGGGGAAAGAAAGAGGAAACACCCACCACTGGATCATGAATAGTGGTTGTTCGAAGCATATGATTGGAAGAATTGAAGACTTCCTCTCGCTTAAGGCCCATGAAGGAGGCAGTTTCTCCTTTGGTGATAAAAACAACGGATACATTATTGGAATAGGAATGGTTGGGAACAATTTGAGTTAAGCCATTGATGATGTTCGGTTTGTGGATGGACTCAAATTCAGTTTTCTGAGTGTTGCTCAGATttgtgataaagaaaataaagcaaaGTTCATATCATATAAGTGTATTGTCACAAGTCTCAAGGATGGTCAAGTGATGCTTATTGCATGGAGGAACAAAAATATGTATGTTGCTGATTTGGGGTGTTGCAAACCCAAGAACATGACATGCTTGAGTGTGTAAGAAGATGCTGATGAATTATGGCAAAGAAGATTGGGCCGTGTGAGTTATTCCCTGCTGAATAAGCTAGTCAACAAGAACCCGATTTGAGGACTGCCTAAGCTGAAGTTTACCTATTCTAAGGTTTGTGATGCCTTTGTAAAGGGAAAGCAAACCAGGTCTCCTTCAAGCCAAAGAAAGAAGTAAGAACCTCTACAACTTCTTTACATAGATCTATGTAGACCTATAAAGGTTGCTAGCAGAGGAGGAAAAAAGTACATATTAGTCATTGTTGATGACTATTCTAGGTTCACTTGGACATTCTTCCTGAGatctaaagaaaaaatattcCTTGTGTTTGAAGCCTTTGCCAGATAAGTGCAGGTGAAGTATAATGAGAAGATAGTTAGAATCAGATCAGACCATGGAACAGAGTTTGAAAATACAAGGTTTTGAAAATACAAGGTTTAGTCACTTCTGCAATGAGCTTAGTATCAATTATAACTTTTTAGCTCttagaacaccacaacaaaatgggatTGTGGAGAGGTAAACACGACACTACACGACACAGGTGGATATTAGCAGGACTCCCTAAGGACACTtaagatagtactacaatgactacactgAATGCAAGTccttacactaagcatgttactcCCTGACAACGGCGTCAAAAAATTATTGCCATCaaatgcacacgcaagtgtacgtggtctcaccaagtagtaaagtggccctttagaagccaagtatcgatccaacagggacttgttttaacaactatCGAATTCAAGTTTAACGATTGAGATTAAAGTGGTGCAAACGTGACAACAAGATAttgagaattatgatttaaaagtaaaataaacaatgcggaaaagtaaaagtcttggacaatcaatggagaggaatccagggttaaggctctacgaacaatcatactaatttattgaaattcattggttagattacttatcttggttattgattcacgaggtttatagtatgatcatggtctctcgatccTCTAATCTTCTATCTAAcgagacattacaactacatcgttgagcggggatgcaataatctaTTTATGTGCATTAAGATGTCATCTACAAATGAACTAAATAAGGTTtataggtatatctctatcctagatgctaattcaaatcccttattctATAAATGAATATGAACCTTACTCTATTTGCCCACAAATACAACAATATGTGTATTCTAatggtagataatccttaaaatagttataacaaggataaataaacaaccaaatatgataagcaatcaaaaccaaatcaattcaagcAATAGAAATCATGTTCTAGGTCTTAACCTGGAAATGGGGCTTTTAGCACTCATGGACATAGTCGTAATCACCATGGATCAAacaagataaaatccataaataaactaaagtaaaagaagaaaaaccctaattgatgTGTTTTCCATCCCCTCCCCAAGTTTCAAAGCCgtccaaggtgtataacatcaagttcaagtgtcctatttataggaggacaaaactgtcATTTTTTGCACTTGGTCCGCGTCGCGGAGCCCATCGCGGGACTAGGGTGCGCGACGCGCCCTCATAGCGGAGACTCACTCTTTTGGGTCTCTTAGGAAACTACCTATGTGTGGCATTCACCCCATAGCCATGGCTTGGGTAATATATGCGCCATGGACATCCAAAGTGTCAGTTTCACGTCAAATCTTGTCCCGTGCTTTCGTTGACttattccaagcctttttgtgttCTTTACACTTGATTTCCAGCttatatatccttcatatatcataatcatCAACTCACAAAGCATCATATAGCAATAAAAACCACAAATTATAGCTCAAAACAAGACCCAATCCACAATGGTGAACTagcttaagctaagaactagtttcacCCTTTTAATATCTAGTTTAGTGTTTTGaatcttggcttgattcaattgaaTCTTGAAAACTTTAAACAAGTTTTTcaacacataattacacaataataaccttaggaactcaCTACACTCACTAGAATTCATAGAGatcaactagacaaacacctagctcaagctagtaacactagttttcttattttaattctaagtgacccaatttaagtacaaacttgtttgaaagaaacaataaacattgtaatcaagtatttaaaaaattatatgctcaattatatcatcattaacacactAAGAACAGAAGTTGTCCTCAAAgtaaggctaaataagctcggATAACAACACTAGGATGTATAAATCCACCTCAAATTACCACCCACACTTATAGccttgttcttcctcgaacaactcttcactatAAGCATCATAATAAGAGGAGGATCTACGCTTCTACTacaagcaagacactcaagctagtactataatgactacacagaagGCAAGTacttacactaagcatgttacatatCCAATTGAAAGTGTAAGAATACTACGCCAAAACATACTaaactcaagaattgactcaccaggttggaaaactcatgcatattgctcaataaAAGATATCATATAAATCACCCCATATTCaccaaacatgtgccctcacaaaaaGAGAGTTATCCGTAAACACTCACATGGATGCAGTTTATAAcagaatgggtacaagaatcaaattacgctcgcTCTCCCaatgaattcacaagttacacaagatgaaccataggatcgctcttagtgtagtactccactaatatcagaatgttaaagcTCAGGATCAAGTAGGTCgttaatggttgtaatgtaggctaagggatgggtaggaactattctggccagtaatagtgactatcttccctaagcgctctAATACATCACACTGTTCATTCAATTCgcctctaacaaccaatttccaccacTTATGTCTACCACATCTTCTATtttaccccatctcattaaggTCATTCACATAAAAATATGGAAGGAAGCCTtgtctattaattcatgattccATTTTTGTTAGCACAACTTTCTTTAACTTCCAACCACAACAAACCAATTGTATACACCatgatacaaatcagtccaccaagctgccaaaacagtccacaaaacgtgAGACGAACAAGCAatacaaagggatacaagatgacaaacacaaaaacacacggatttgcaaaataatgaaaggatagatagtgatatcaagattattataagattaagaatcaagtatatttcaacattaacccctaatgaatgtaataatcaaaaccacactcttatggtCACCGCCAAGGTAAttgactcacctcaagatctaccgtttccaagcaaagaacaatattggcttttccaagccctataccaaggatgacttttccaagtcctaactaagactatactaaggtggtatACTCTCAAGGGAGAGGATTTCAagttttcaatctttcatctttcataaactaactagcaaatgaactaatagaacttatttatagtctaacttattacataacaaaatgaccacaatacccttaatgaaaaggggtggtcatcGAGTGTTACTTAGACaaggctaagtaaccaaaatgtccttaatgaaggcccaaaactgtgagtcctcaatcttcaatgctccaaacaATCTTTCACACCTGGGATtactctttggtgtactcaaatcggcctctccatgtaggatcccatttccttaatgtgaccaaagcttgatgccccatgtactgactttgaatgatgtcattgaaagctaaGGCGGTCATTTGAATCTATCATCCTCCCCttattgaaaaggattcgacctcaaatccagaccttgcaaaaccaaataaaggacacacaaatacaaactcctcatggaatAAGGGTTAGGGTAAGCACGACAAATcacctcaacatgccaaggttgcatatatttagaatataaccaaggatcctttaaactaaatattacataattaatgaaaaatgcacaaaggatttggctatagaattcaccaaaaatgatactttgcttgtcatgtaaaccaagcaacaagttgggtgcaccatcatcaccaattctatatttggcaccggggtcaaacgggaagagtggccatagacacgggtctagacaacactcccctttccgGTGGTCTCCACCCAAAATAAATGGGATACTCTCTataatagtatatatat encodes the following:
- the LOC107856601 gene encoding guanylate kinase 2: MGEAPVFFADSFLGDIPNGVDLKSKGHETAICVGSKIYVIGGADQELTSVIGVQIFDKSSREWINPTVLGTKPKLSNGHSAVLLNGDRVLVIQGDSKSDGCFWFLEVGTPFIREQEKARGNEVVAWSKGVLGNVEKPIVISGPSGVGKGTLISGLMKEFPSMFGFSVSHTTRTPREKEQNGFHYHFSDRSVMEREIKDGKFLEFASVHGNLYGTSVEAVEVVADAGRRCILDIDVQGARSVRASSLDAIFIFISPPSFEELEKRLRARATETEEQIQKRLRNARAELEQGKSSGLFDHNLVNDDLESCYKNLKNILGLTEGVKTARITYPELVNLPVEHLVSKIDQKILINCGAAEYQKASDNRYVLDLSLLKGGAPGRTRGLNLYVTNPSTDQVNVDNQLSLPTTSGFNNRFSLLTSLEGSSP